In one window of Mauremys reevesii isolate NIE-2019 unplaced genomic scaffold, ASM1616193v1 Contig128, whole genome shotgun sequence DNA:
- the LOC120392938 gene encoding zinc finger protein RFP-like: MATENAVESLQEEATCPVCLEYFKDPVIVECGHNFCRACIAQCWAGSDTDISCPQCRETVQQGNLRPNRQLANMVEMVKQLSLQAAKEAGGERVCGEHQETLKLFCEEDQTSICLVCHLSRAHRAHTAVPIEEAAQEYKERIQAHLKTLREEREKVLGLKATEEAKSQEYLKQTQTERQKIVSEFQQLRQFLEEQEQLLLAQLEKLDEEIVRIQNENVSKLSEQISHLSELIREMEGKCQKPASEFLQDIRSAFSRCEKGKFQQPEEISPELEERVSDFSQKMIVLLETLEKFKDTLPSALETKRGGSLGAFRQATVTLDPDTAHPQLVLSEDQKSVRWGDTRQQLPNNPERFDYLPCVLDCEGFTSGRHCWEVEGEVGGGGFWAMGVARGSVGRKGQISLRPEGGIWAVAYWEGQFWALTSPRTPLPLSRVPSRIRVCLDCDQGQVTFIDAGDEAPIFTFPPGSVPGERIRPWFWVWEVGSRIRLCP, translated from the exons atggccaCAGAGAATGccgtggaaagtctccaggaggaagctacgtgccccgtctgtctggagtattttaaGGACCCTGTGATAGTagagtgtgggcacaatttctgccgagcctgcatcgcCCAGTGCTGGGCGGGATCCGATACAGAcatctcctgccctcagtgcagagaaactgtgcaacaaGGAAACCTCAGGCCAAACAGGCAGCTGGCAAACATGGTAGAAATGGTCAAACAGctgagtttacaggcagcaaaagaagcaggaggagagagggtgtgtggggaacaccaggagactctgaaactgttctgtgaagaggatcaaacttCCATCTGTCTGGTTTGCCATCTGTCCCGGGCTCACAGAGCGCACACGGCGGTTCCCATagaggaggctgcccaggagtacaag gaaagaatccaggcccatttgaagactctgagggaagagagagaaaaggtgcTGGGATTGAAAGCGACTGAAGAGGCAAAAAGCCAGGAGTATCTG aaacaaacacaaaccgagaggcagaagattgtgtctgaatttcagcaactgcggcaattcctggaggaacaagagcaactcctgctggcccagctggagaagctggatgaggagattgtgaggatccagaatgaaaatgtcagtaaactctCTGAGCAAATTTCCCATCTCAGTGAGCTGATCCGTGAGAtggaggggaagtgtcagaagccagcaagtgaattcctgcag gATATTAGAAGTGCCTTCAGCAG GTGTgagaaggggaagttccagcagccagaggagatttctcctgaactggaagaGCGAGTCAGTGATTTCTCCCAGAAAATGATTGTGCTGTTGGAGACCCTGGAGAAGTTCAAAG ACACTCTGCCATCTGCACTAGAGACAAAAAGAGGAGGATCCCTAGGAGCATTCAGACAGG cgactgtgactctggatccagacacggctcatccccaactcgtcctgtctgaggatcagaaaagtgtgagatggggagacacacGGCAGCAACTGCCTAACAACCCCGAGAGATTTGACTATTTGCCCTGTGTGCTGgactgtgagggattcacctcagggagacattgctgggaggtggagggggaggtggggggtgggggattctGGGCCATGGGGGTGGCCAGAGGGTctgtgggcaggaagggacagaTCAGCCTTcgccctgagggggggatctgggctgtggcatACTGGGAAGGTCAGTTctgggctctcacctcccctcgcacccccctgccccttagccgggtccccagcaggatccgggtttgtctggactgtgaccaggggcaggtgacatttatcgatgctggtgacgaggccccgatcttcactttcccgccgggttccgtccctggggagagaatccgaccctggttctgggtgtgggaggtggGATCCCGGAtcagactgtgtccctga